The following is a genomic window from Chryseobacterium sp. StRB126.
TAAGTGGAGGAATTGGAGTATAAGAATATTTTAATTCTTCATAGCTGATATTTTTACCTTCTCTAATCCCAACAATACTCAATTGAAGTTCAGCAATAAATGCCTTACTTTTAAAAAGAAACTTAAAATAATTATCATTAATTTCTTTTTGAGATTTTAATACTGTGTAAGCAGGACTTATTAAACCTTCATATTCAGAATATTCTAAGCCTCCTTCAAAAGATCTTAAGCTAATTGCGAAATCACCTTTTGAAATAACTTTGAAAGATTCTAGATTTCCAGTTGGCATAACCATTCTATTTTCAACCATACTTCGTGGTACAACTCCTTGATCTTGAGTTACAGAAAGTAAATCTAAATCTGGTCTATTCTTAATTGAAACATCTTTAAACAAAAATTTCAATTTTAAAATATTCCATTGTTTAGGAATCTTTCCAATCCAGGCTACACCGCTATCTTTATATTTTTCGTATTGCTGCATTGCTTAAAAATTTAAGATTTCAGCCAATAATCCATCACCTTCCTTTTCCAAGGCTAATATATCCTTTGTTACTTCCTCCAAACTTCGTAATGGTACAGGTTGATAAAAATATTTATTGAAGCTTAATTCATAACCGATCTTTACAGAATCCAATGCAATCCAGCTTTCTTCAGCATACGGTTTTACTTCTCTCAGAAAATAACCATGTATATTATCTTTTAAAGGAATGCTTTCACTGTCACGCAGGTCGCTTTCGGTTTCATATATGGTATATTCCCCTTTCTTAGTTGTTGGGAAGTAGCCATAATAAGGTAAGTCTTTTTCTGTACAACCTAAATAATCCAGTAAATCAGATAGTTTTTGACTGTTTAACTTTTCTACTTTTTTAATGACTTTATCAGCTTCTTCATCATACCAGCTTACCGTATCCAGAATCTGTTTCTTTTCAGAAGCAGAAAGTTTGGTTTTATCCAGCTTCAGAACTTCATCTACTTTGGCAACAAATTCATTAAAATTGGTATATACTTCCGTTCCCAATACTTCCATCAAACGAAATGCTGTTTGATAAAGTTGCTCCTGTCTGTTCCAACTTTCTTTTTTTAGATAACCTGCCAGTTGCTTAGCATTAATATTCAGGTCATGCTTTTCTATGTAATTTTCAACTTCTTTTTTGTATTTCTCTAAACCTTCGTACACTTCCATTCCATATGTATCATACAGCCCTTTTGAAAATGCGGGTTGAGATTTGTCCCACTTCAATGCTTCTATTTTCTCGGAAGTAAATTGAGATTTCAAACGTTTGGGTCTTTCTATATTGACTTTATAATATCCAAAGTCAGCATTTTCAAAAACTTTACTGGCGATATTTCCAGTTTCTTTTTTGTCAAGTTCATCCAGTTGAAGATAACACTTGACAATCTCCTGAATATGCTGTTTGGTAAGTTCACAGTTTTTATTACCAAGATTTTTTCTCAATTTCTGATACATTTCACTTGCATCAATCAGCTGAACCTTACCTTTACGTTGTGCAGGCTTATTGTTGCTGAGAATCCAGACATAAGTGGTAATTCCTGTATTATAAAAAATATTATTGGGAAGCTGAATAATCACATCCAGCAAATCATTTTCAATAATGTATCTTCGAATATTGCTTTCTCCACCACCTGCATCTCCTGTAAACAGGCTCGACCCATTGTGGACTGAAGCAATACGGCTACCTATAGTATTTTTTGAAGTAACGGCTTTCATTTTATCTACCATTTCCATCAGGAAAAGCAATTGACCGTCACTGCTTCTTGGTACAGCATCAACAACTTCTTCTTCGCCCCAGTAATTTTTTAGTTTGATAAGAAATCGGTTGTCTATAACATCTTTTCCGTCTTTAATGTATTTCTGTTCACTTGCCCAGCTTTTTCCGTAAGGCGGATTAGACAGCATGAAATCGAATTTCGTTCCGGCAAACTCATCTGTAGACAAGGTAGAACCTACTTTAATGTGTTCAGGATCTTTACCCTTAATCATCATATCCGACTTACAGATAGCGTAGGTTTCATCATTCACCTCCTTTCCAAACATGTATACTGAGGTATTTGTCGCTTTTATTTCTCCTTCTTCATCTGTGATAAAGAGTTCAGATTCTGTTAGCATTCCACCCGTTCCACAAGCTGGGTCATAGATAGTAATTACTGAAGGTATTTTTTCTTTTATGGGCTCAAAAACCAAATGCGTCATCAAGTCGATCACTTCACGAGGGGTATAGTGTTCACCAGCCTCTTCATTATTATCTTCATTGAATTTCCTGATTAGTTCCTCAAAAACATAACCCATTCCAAGATTTGTTAGCGCCGGCATTTTTCTTCCGGAAGTATCTAGTTTTTCAAAAGGAGTCAGATTAATATCAGGTGAAGTGAATTTTTCAAGTACATCCAGCAAAACATCTTTGTTTGCCATATGTTTTATTTGTGCTCTCAATTTGAACATCTCAATAATTTCCTGCACATTAGCACTAAAACCATTTAGGTAGTCTTCAAAATTTCCTAACAAAATTTGTTGACTATTTGTAGCAGAAGAATGCAGACTTTGTAGTGTCCATTCGCTAGTGTTATAGAAAACATATTTAGAAGCAGCTGTCATTCCTTTATCATCCCATTCGGTAAACTTCATTGTCTCCTTTTGGAAAACTACTTCTTCAAGGACATGCTGCTTGGTAGGTTCTAGTAAAGCATCTAATCTCCTAAGAACAACCATTGGCAATATTACATCTCTATATTTTCCTCTTACATAAACGTCTCTTAAACAGTCATCTGCAATACTCCAGATAAACGAGACCAGTCTGTTGTGTACAGCGTGATTCATTCAAAAATTTTAAAAAGCACAATTTACAACTTTTGTGGCTACTGCTAAATATGGAAAACCATAAAAAGGTAAAATAATACACTAAAGATTTGATCTGTAGTAAGAGTATGAAAGCTTCCTTTTATTAAACAAAATCTTTTGTATCTTTTAACTTTGTAAAATATTCGATTTGTGATTAAATTTATTCGGAATAAATGATAACGTTTCAATAGTCTTACCAGATGATTTCTCTAATTCCTACGCCCATCATAATACTTTAACACCCTTTATACCCTATCCCCAGATAAATTTTCGTTCTTTTGCAAAAAGTTTTAATTTTTAAATAAGCCCATGTCGAAGTTTGATGAAATCCGGTATTTTCATGATCATGAAGTGAACGAAAGATTGCAGAGCATAGCCCGCGATCCGATGATGAAAGCACTGATGACCTTTACTTTTCCCGGTGTGGATGAGCAGGTTTGGCTGGAACAGTTTAAAGAGGTTCATTCCATCAGCGATTTTCAGCACCAGTTTGTGGCCTATGCCGTTCGCCAGATTCTTGCCAAGAGTTCTGAAGGGTTAACCACTTCAGGTTTCGATAAGCTTGATAAAAACACTTCTTACCTTTATATTTCGAACCACAGGGATATTGTACTGGATACTTCACTCCTTAATCTTGTTTTGCTGGAAAGCGGCCATATTATGACGGCTTCAGCCATTGGTGACAATCTTGTCAAAAGAAATTTTCTGAATGTACTGGCCAAACTAAACCGCAATTTCTTAGTTCAGAGAGGACTTTCCCTTCGTGATCAGCTTACAAGTTCACAGGTGATGTCCGAATATATTAAAGAACAGCTACTTCAGGAAAATCGCTCCGTATGGATTGCCCAGCGGGAAGGCCGTGCTAAAGACGGGAATGATGCTACTCAGCAAGGGGTTTTAAAAATGCTAGCCATGGCAGCCGGAGATCAATCTCTAATTGAGTATTTTAAAACATTAAAGATCGTTCCTATCTCCATTTCCTATGAGTATGATCCTACAGATTCCCTAAAAATGCCTCAATTGCTGGCACAGCACAGGGATGAGGAATATATTAAAGGAAAAAACGAAGATTTTACAACGATACTCAGCGGAATTTTAGGACAAAAGAAAAGAATTCATCTGCATGCCGGTGACGTTATTGATACAGAATTGGATGAAATTGCCGCTACGATTGAAAATAAAAACAAGCAATTGCAGGCTATTGCACAGTTGATTGATAATTCCATCATTCAAAATTACAAGCTTTGGCCTACAAAATATATAGCTTACGATCTGATCAATGATACAGACACCTATGCTTCTCAATATACAGAACAGGAAAAACAATTGTTTATCCGAAGGCTGGAGATGCGTATAGATCCTTCTGATCCTGTTTCTAAAGAATATTTCCTGGCAATGTATGCCAATCCTTTGGTGAATAAATTAAAAGCGGAAGAAAAGTAGTTTCTTTAACCACAGATCTGCACAGATATTTTTTGGCTACTAATGTACGAATGAATAAAAAAATTGTGCATTCGTGGCCAAATATTGAAGAGTTTTATAAACGCAAAGATTTTATCTTCATACCGTAAAATGGTAAGGGAGCAAAGAGGGGAATCAATGAAATTGATTCTTACTAAGCGGATGCATAACATAAAGCTTCTTCAGCGACAAAGTCGCTATTCTTAGCCTCCTAAAATAAAACATTTGAATCATTAATTCTTTGCGTCAAAAAAAAATAAACCATTAAGAAATGTGAAGGTTTTAAGGTAGATTAAAATTCATCAAAGATAAATGTAGAGGGCCATTGATCTAACAGGTTCTGTTATTTTATAACCACAGATCTACACAGATATTTTTGGCCACTAATGCACGATTTTTTTATTCATTCGTGAATTAGTGGCTAAATATTGAAGGGTTTTATAAACGTAAAGATTTTATCTTCATACCGTAAAATGGTAAGGGAGCAAAGAGGGGAATCAATGAAATTGATTCTTACTAAGCGGATGCATAACATATAGCTTCTTCAGCGATAAAGTAGCCACTCTTAGCTTTCTAAAATAAATTACAAATTATCTAAAAATTACAAGAGCTCCTTCATCATGTTTTCACACAATCGCTATAATTAAGTAATAATTTTGCATAATTAATCCATATT
Proteins encoded in this region:
- a CDS encoding class I SAM-dependent DNA methyltransferase, coding for MNHAVHNRLVSFIWSIADDCLRDVYVRGKYRDVILPMVVLRRLDALLEPTKQHVLEEVVFQKETMKFTEWDDKGMTAASKYVFYNTSEWTLQSLHSSATNSQQILLGNFEDYLNGFSANVQEIIEMFKLRAQIKHMANKDVLLDVLEKFTSPDINLTPFEKLDTSGRKMPALTNLGMGYVFEELIRKFNEDNNEEAGEHYTPREVIDLMTHLVFEPIKEKIPSVITIYDPACGTGGMLTESELFITDEEGEIKATNTSVYMFGKEVNDETYAICKSDMMIKGKDPEHIKVGSTLSTDEFAGTKFDFMLSNPPYGKSWASEQKYIKDGKDVIDNRFLIKLKNYWGEEEVVDAVPRSSDGQLLFLMEMVDKMKAVTSKNTIGSRIASVHNGSSLFTGDAGGGESNIRRYIIENDLLDVIIQLPNNIFYNTGITTYVWILSNNKPAQRKGKVQLIDASEMYQKLRKNLGNKNCELTKQHIQEIVKCYLQLDELDKKETGNIASKVFENADFGYYKVNIERPKRLKSQFTSEKIEALKWDKSQPAFSKGLYDTYGMEVYEGLEKYKKEVENYIEKHDLNINAKQLAGYLKKESWNRQEQLYQTAFRLMEVLGTEVYTNFNEFVAKVDEVLKLDKTKLSASEKKQILDTVSWYDEEADKVIKKVEKLNSQKLSDLLDYLGCTEKDLPYYGYFPTTKKGEYTIYETESDLRDSESIPLKDNIHGYFLREVKPYAEESWIALDSVKIGYELSFNKYFYQPVPLRSLEEVTKDILALEKEGDGLLAEILNF
- a CDS encoding 1-acyl-sn-glycerol-3-phosphate acyltransferase, which codes for MSKFDEIRYFHDHEVNERLQSIARDPMMKALMTFTFPGVDEQVWLEQFKEVHSISDFQHQFVAYAVRQILAKSSEGLTTSGFDKLDKNTSYLYISNHRDIVLDTSLLNLVLLESGHIMTASAIGDNLVKRNFLNVLAKLNRNFLVQRGLSLRDQLTSSQVMSEYIKEQLLQENRSVWIAQREGRAKDGNDATQQGVLKMLAMAAGDQSLIEYFKTLKIVPISISYEYDPTDSLKMPQLLAQHRDEEYIKGKNEDFTTILSGILGQKKRIHLHAGDVIDTELDEIAATIENKNKQLQAIAQLIDNSIIQNYKLWPTKYIAYDLINDTDTYASQYTEQEKQLFIRRLEMRIDPSDPVSKEYFLAMYANPLVNKLKAEEK